The genome window TGGTGGTATAGCCGATCTTGAGCAAACCCTTATACTGCGGGTTCGTGTCCTCATAGGCATAAATTTTGGGCGCAACTTTGGGGCGTGAGGGGAAGAAGTCACTCATCGGTGGGCTCCTCGGTTTGCTCATCATTTTCGCTATTTACAGACATTGGGCGTACCATCTTTTCGATAAAGGCAATTTCTTCTTCAGTCAGATGATATTTTTGATACAATTCTGCATCTGTCCAGGGTTTACTAAAGTTTTGTATAGGGACAAAATGGTAAACTTTTTGTGTCGCATCTTGAGTTGACTTGTTCAACATAACTAAAAATCTAAAAAAACGTGTCTTAATATAACTAATCACATTTTTAGCTGTTTGAATATCATCAAAAGGACCAATGCACAGATAAGTTTCTGTACATGCAGTATTTGGCATTCCTAATATAGGTCTATTTATAATCTGGTGGGGAAATTCTTCTCCAGCGCCATATGCTCTTGAAATGAATACTTTGTATCTATCAATCCAATCAATATTTTGGGATATTTCGTTTCGTTCGATATACCCAACGCCACCGTTTTGATACAACATTACAGCACCCTCAAATGGCTGTGTCTTTCCAGTATAATTTGTTGGAAATCCAAATGGTTTCCGTGCACTAACAAACACTTTGAAGGATGGCTCGGACCATTTGCGCACTTTTTCCAAAATAGGAATAGATTCGTTATATCGAATAAACGTATCGGCATCAGGTTCAAGCAAAGGACGCTCACAGACAGTAGTATTCCCTTTCAAATAATTGAACACATTGCAATTTCCATGATTGTCACGATCCCATTTGAAGTAACAAATTCCTCCCTTGATTTGTACGCCGGGAAACACCTCAGTAGCATCAGGAAAATCGTGAATCTCACGAATTCTGTCATCGTTTAGCATTTCACTGCGAAAATCATCCAGCCCTTTGCCTCCTGAATACCATCTTGCCGGAATAACCATAACCAGATACCGCGGGTTGAGTTTTTTTGCCTGAGCGACAAAGTGGTGATAAATGGGTGAAGCGCTTCTGCCATAGCCCCCATCACTCAACTGGTAGGGTGGATTGCCGATAATGACATCGAATTTCATATTGAAAATCTCCTCAGGGCGGTTGGTATGGATAAACTCATAAGCATGCGTTTCCAATTCCGGACCACGATTGTAATTTTCCTGGTTTGCGCCGCAGTAAACACAGCGCCCATCCTGCCAGGTGTGTTCAATGCGCCGGTAGCGGATATTGCCCTCGGGCGTATCAAAAGCAGTTACTACCGAATATTTGCCGTTCGCAGTTTTGGAGCAGTAGAGTGAGCGGCGGGACATCAGCCCAGTCAGTTCGGTGATGGCAATGCCGAAAATCTGGCGCGTCATGATGTGGTTGATGCGCTCCTGGCGGTCGGGAATCCGGCTTTCCAAGCCCTTGTCCAGCCGTCTGGCAATTTCGCGCAAAAACACCCCCGATTTACAGCACGGGTCCAGGAAGCGGGCATTGGGGTCTTGCCACAATTCCTGGGGCAGTAAGTCGAGCATTTGATTCGCCAGCGCCGGCGGGGTAAAGACCTCGTCGCTGGAAAGGTTTGCCAGGCAAGAAAGCACATCCGGGTTGTAATTAGTCATCGTAGGCATGGGCTATCTCCAAAAAATGCACAGGTGGGTAATCCTTCACTGGTTCGGGGATAAATACTTTCTCCCCTCTGTCCGAAACAAGCGTCTTGTTTACCTCAAGAAGCGAGTCTGTTTTCTCTTTAACTTGGAGCAATTCATGAAAGGCAAAATCCCGCCGTTTCATCAGGCTTCCATGAACCAAGGACCATTCGGAAAAAATAATCGGCTGGGGATGCTCGCCAACCGTTTTGAGCGAGAGCGCATCGCCGTGGATGATGTTGCGTTTCAAGATATAGCGCACCGTCTCACGGCAAGCGGCTTTAGTTTTTGCGCCAAAGCGGGCAGTGTAAAATGTATCAAAAGTTTGATAAAGACGCTGGCGGCATTCGGCGGCGTTATCCTCCAAAATATCAATGCCATACAGCGAAGACACCGCCAATACAGCATAGCGTTCATAGTCCAGTTGACTTCTGGCGTAGCGTTTTTCAACCACCTGAAGTTTTCGCCGTAACACTTGCACAAGAAAATTTCCCGTACCGCAGGCGGGTTCAAGGAAACGAGAGTCAATCCGCTCAGTCTCCTGCTTCACAAGGTCAAGCATCGCGTCAACAATGTGCGGCGGAGTCAACACCTCGCCATAATCGGCAACGCGCTGTTTGGATTTAATAAGTTCTTTCATCGTTCCTTGTCTATCAGATCAAGGGGTTTACTGGTTTTTATCCGGTTTCCTATTCCATGAATATTTACCATACAATCTACAGAAAAGAGCGTTCAACCGCCCTTCAAAAACTTTACCAGGAAAAAAAACTATTTGCTTTATTATTATATTCACTTTCGCCTTCTTTCCCGCTGAAAATCCCCCTCACCCCAACAAACAAACATCGCCCAGCAAAGGCTGAGCGATATCTTCAGCGGAGAGGGTGGGATTCGAATAACATCCCCCTGCGGGGACCCACGGTGGCACTTCAATTCCAAAAAAAGGCGGAGAGGGTGGGATTCGAATAACATCCCCCCTGCGGGGACCCACGGTGGCGCTTCACTTCCAAAAAAAAGGCGGAGAGGGTGGGATTCGAATAGCATCCCCTTCCGGGGACCCACGGTGGCGCTTCACTTCCAAAAAAAGGCGGAGAGGGTGGGATTCGAATAGCATCCCCTTCCGGGGACCCACGGTGGCGCTTCACTTCCAAAAAAAAGGCGGAGAGGGTGGGATTCGAATGGCATCCCCTTCCGGGGACCCACGGTGGCGCTTCACTTCCAAAAAAAAGGCGGAGAGGGTGGGATTCGAATAACATCCCCCCTGCGGGGACCCACGGTGGCACTTCACTTCCAAAAAAAGGCGGAGAGGGTGGGATTCGAACCCACGGTGGCCCAAAGGACCACAACGGTTTTCGAGACCGCCCCGATCGGCCGCTCCGGCACCTCTCCGAACGAGCATCCCCATTATACCAAATCAGGGGAAGAAGTGGGAAAATTCCCAGCCATCCTCAGGGCTCCTCAATCCCTCTCCCCTCTCCCATTTACGGGTATAATGAAAACACAATCCCGGATGGAGGTAGGGCATGGCTGGTGCTCGAACGGTGCGCGCTCCGCGCGGTACGCAGTTATCCTGTAAATCCTGGCTGACTGAAGCCGCTTATCGCATGATTCAGAACAACCTCGACCCCGAGGTTGCCGAGAAACCCGAAGACCTCATCGTGTACGGCGGGCGCGGACAGGCCGCCCGCTCGTGGGAAGCCTTTGACGCCATTCTCGAAAGCCTGCGCAACCTGGAAAACGATGAGACCCTGCTGGTGCAGTCGGGCAAGCCGGTAGCCATTTTCAAGACCCACCCCGACGCCCCCCGTGTACTGATTGCCAACAGCAACCTGGTGCCGCACTGGGCAACTCAGGAACACTTCGACCAACTGGCGGCAAAGGGCTTGATCATGTACGGGCAGATGACCGCCGGTTCGTGGATTTACATCGGCACGCAGGGCATCCTGCAGGGCACGTACGAGACGCTTGGCTCGCTGGCGCGCCAGCGCGGCTGGGGCAGTCTGCGCGGCAGGTTCGTCCTCACCGCCGGGCTGGGCGGCATGGGCGGCGCGCAGCCGCTGGCAATCACCATGAACGAGGGTGTGGGCTTGATCGTCGAGGTGGACCCCGCCCGCGCCAAACGCCGCCAGGAAATTGGCTACGTGGACGTGGTGGTGGATACCCTCGAAGAAGCCATGACGCTGGTGGAAGAAGCCAAAGCCAATCAACAGCCACGCTCCATCGGGCTGATTGGCAACGCCGCCGAGGTGTACCCCGAACTGGTCATCCGCGGGGTGGTGCCCGACGTGGTCACCGACCAGACCCCCGCGCACGACGTGCTCTCGTACATCCCCGCCGGGCTGAGTGTGGAAGAAGCCGCCGAATTGCGCCGCCGCGACCCGCAGGAATACGAACGGCGCTCGCTGGAGTCCATGGCGCGGCACGTGCAAGCCATGCTGGAGTTCCAGAAGCGCGGCAGTGAGGTCTTTGACTACGGCAACAACCTGCGCCAGCGGGCGTACGATCAGGGCGTGAAGGATGCCTTTGCTTTCCCCGGCTTTGTCCCCGCCTACATCCGCCCGCTGTTCTGCGAGGGCAAGGGCCCCTTCCGCTGGGTAGCCCTCTCCGGCGACCCCGAGGACATCTACCGCACGGATGAAGCCGTGATGGAACTCTTCCCCGAGGATGAACACCTGCACCGCTGGCTGAAGATGGCGCGCGAAAAAGTGCCCTTCCAGGGCTTACCGGCGCGCATCTGCTGGCTGGGCTACGGCGAACGCGCCCGCGCCGGGCTGAAGTTCAACGAAATGGTGGCGAAGGGCATCCTCAAAGCCCCCATCGTCATCGGACGCGACCATCTGGACGCAGGCAGTGTGGCATCACCCAACCGCGAGACCGAGGGCATGCGCGACGGCACGGACGCCGTCAGCGACTGGCCCATCCTCAACGCGCTGATTAACGCCGTCGGCGGAGCCACCTGGGTATCCTTCCATCACGGCGGGGGCGTGGGCATCGGCTACAGCCAGCACGCCGGCATGGTCATCGTTGCCGACGGCACGCCCGAAGCCGCCAAACGCCTGGAGCGCGTCCTCACCACCGATCCGGGCATGGGGGTGGTGCGCCACGCCGATGCCGGTTACCCCGAAGCCATCGCCGCCGCCAAACGGCACGGCATCAAAATCCCCATGCTGAAGTGAGTCCATGCGCACCGTCCGCTTCCTGTTCTTCCTGCTGAGCATTGCCGCTGGCATTGGGCTGGGGCTGGCTTACGGCTGGCTCATTAAGCCACCCGACCCCACTCAACTCACCCCACAAGTCCTGCGGGCAGATTTCAAAGCCGATTACGTGTTGATGGTGGCGCAGGTGTATCAGCGTGACCAGAATCTGGCGCAGGCGGTTCAGCGCCTCTCACGCCTTGACCCGCAGTCGCCCGCCCGCGCTGTTGCCGAAGCCCTGCTCACCGCGCGCGATTTGCAGTACGACCCCGCCGACCTGCAGGTGATGAGCGATCTTGCCCGCGCCCTGCAGATGCTGGAAACCCCCGCCGTACCCACAGGAGAAGCCGCGCCATGAACGACGAGGAACCCCGCGGCAACCTCTACCTGCTCACCGGTCTGGTGCTGGGCTTGGCGGTGGGCTTGCTCATCTCGCTGGTGATCAGCCCGGTGAAGTTTGTGGATATTGACCCCTCGGCAATGGGCGAAGCCTACCGCAGTGAGTACCGCCTGCTGATTGCCCAGGCTTTCCAGAGCGACGGCAACCTTCAGCGGGCGCAGGATCGCCTGGCGCTTCTGCGCGAGGAAGACCCCGCCCGCGTGCTGGCAATGCAAGCCCAGCAGATGGTTGGCGAGGGCGCCTCCCCGGCGGATGCCCGTGCGCTGGCACTGCTGGCGGCGGCGCTGACCAATCCGCAGAGTGTGGCCTTTACCCCTCAGCCCTCACCCACCCTGCCCGCCGGAGAGGATCATCAGCCCACCCCGGAAGTCGGGCAAGCCGTCTTCACCCCCACACCGCCTCTGCCCACCCGCACCCCTCAGCCCACCTTTACGCCGCGTCCCACTGCCACGCCGCCGCGCGCGCTGGACGCGCCCTTTGTGCTGGACAGCCGTCAGGACGTGTGCGACGGCTCCCTGCCGGCCGGACGGCTGGCAATCGAGGTGCTGGATCGGGATGGCAACCCGCTGGCGGGGGTACCGGTGCAGGTAGTCTGGGGACAGAATCAGTCCTCGCTGTTCTACACCGGCCTGGCGCCAGAAATCAGCCTGGGGTATGCCGATTTTCAAATGGAAGCGGGGATGGTGTACACCCTGAGAGTGGGAACGGTGAGCGAGACGCTCACTGATCTTGCCATTCCTGCCTGCGGCGGCGGCGTGCGCGTTGTCTTCCGCGAAGGGCGCTAATCCCGCGCGCTGAACCCCGGTGGATGTAAGTGACCGCGAAGAGCAATCAGCGCACGGTTGGCGCTCCCCTCGACAATATTCGGGGTGCGCCGGGGGATACGTTACCGCAAAGGCGCGAAGAGCGCAAAGAAGAAACCGTGTGCCTTGTGAGGGTCGCACCGGGGGCTTTACCCCAGGGATGCGCCGTGGGCTTCCCCCCAGCGGTCCAGCGTCTCTTCCACCTGATCCAGAAACGCATCCATTTGCTCCAGGCGGGCGGCAAAGCGCGCCTTATCCAAGCCCACCTGCTGGGTCATGTCCTGCCAGGGTTGCAGTTCGGGCGCGCCCGCCGGCAGATGCGCCGCCGCCAGCGTCCACACCCGCAGGAGAAGCCAGTACGCCGCCGAGGGAGCATTCTCCCACAAGGCGCTCAGGGCTTTGAGGTAATACGCCCGGCGGGCAGGATGCAGGCGCGGGGGCAGGGCTTCCTGCCGCGCGCTCTGATCCCAGGCTTGCGCGGCGGCGCTCATCCATGTCTGCCACTGTTCATCGTTGACCTCAATTTCCTCAGAAAGCAGAGCCACCATCTGGCGGTACAGGTCACCCCAGCCGGCTTGCTGTAAATGCTGCTCCAACTGCGCCAGGAAGCGCCGCTCTGCCAGCGGCAAAGCCCGCAGACTCACCAGGGCATTGCCGGCGTTCTCGATGACCTTGAGGTAAGCGCACAACCGCCGGGCGTGGCTGGGGTCGCTCTGCAGGGTCAGGTTCATCCAGGCGCGGCGGGCTTGCTCGGCAAAGGCACGGGCGCGCGCCAGGGTATAATCGGCTTGCCAGAACTGCGCGCCGGTGGCGGCTTGAATGTAATCAAACCAGTGCTGAGGGTCGAACAGCACCAGCGGCTTGGCGTAGATGAACGGTCCCAGCCAGGGGTCGGTGCGCAAATGGCGCGGCTGGCGGAAGGTTTCCTGAGCGAAATGGGCGATATCCAGATGCACCTCATCGGTCACCGGCACAATCTCGCGGGGGACGTTGGGCTCGGTGTCGTAGATGATCACCAGGTCCACATCGGCGGTGCCGCCCAGCAGAGGCTCTTCCTCCATGAGCGAGCCGGTGAGGTAAATGCAGCGGATGCGGCGACTGACCCGCGCGCGCTCATCGGCGGCACTGCGGGCAATGCGGAGCAGGGTCTCGCGCGTGATTCGCATGGGCTTCCTCCCTCAATCTCTCTCTCCCCGCGCCGGTTACGCCCCGAATCAATCGCCGTGCAGGGGCAGGGGCAGTTCGGGCTGGTAAGGGGGCAGTTCCAGCGCCTGGCGGATGCGGTTCTCAATCCAGCGCAGGTCTTCGGGGTAGCGCACGAAATCCAGCGCGTTGGCGTCCAGCGTCAGAACAGGCGAGGAAAGCCGGTCGGGAGAGAGGAAAAACTCATCGTAAGCGTGGTTGAGTTCGTCAATGTACGCCCGCTCCATGTTGCGTTCGTACACGCGGTCGCGGCGGGTGATGCGCTCCATCAGCAGGTCGGTGGTGGCGCGCAGATAGACGATCAAATCGGGGGGCTGGATTTTCTCCGCCAGGGCTTCGTGGACGCGGTAGTACATCTCCAGTTCGTCCCCTTCCAGGTTGATGCGCGCAAAAAGGGCATCCTTCTCGAAGGTGTAATCGGAAATCAGGTTGCGACCGCCGGCCGTCAGTTCGGGGATGCCGCGCCTCTGCTGGTGGTAGCGGCTGAGCAGGAAGAAAATCTGGGTTTGAAAGGCATAGCGGGCGCGGTCTTCGTAGAATTTGCTCAGAAAGGGGTTTTCTTCAAAGACTTCCAGAAGCAGGTTGGCTTGAAAGGCAGGCTGGAGCATGCGCGCCAGCGTGGTTTTGCCAACTCCGATGACACCTTCGATTGCCAGGTACATGAGAATCGCTCCAAAGTTAGGGTGTTGGCGTTAATATACCATAAATCCTACCTTAAGAATTTGGAGCGGGGATGTTCAATCCCTGGCTGGAACGCCTGGGGTACCGCAAAGGGCGTGAAGGGGGTAAAGGCAAAAGGTTTTGCAACGACACCGCAAAA of Anaerolinea thermophila UNI-1 contains these proteins:
- a CDS encoding DNA methyltransferase — translated: MKELIKSKQRVADYGEVLTPPHIVDAMLDLVKQETERIDSRFLEPACGTGNFLVQVLRRKLQVVEKRYARSQLDYERYAVLAVSSLYGIDILEDNAAECRQRLYQTFDTFYTARFGAKTKAACRETVRYILKRNIIHGDALSLKTVGEHPQPIIFSEWSLVHGSLMKRRDFAFHELLQVKEKTDSLLEVNKTLVSDRGEKVFIPEPVKDYPPVHFLEIAHAYDD
- the hutU gene encoding urocanate hydratase; translated protein: MAGARTVRAPRGTQLSCKSWLTEAAYRMIQNNLDPEVAEKPEDLIVYGGRGQAARSWEAFDAILESLRNLENDETLLVQSGKPVAIFKTHPDAPRVLIANSNLVPHWATQEHFDQLAAKGLIMYGQMTAGSWIYIGTQGILQGTYETLGSLARQRGWGSLRGRFVLTAGLGGMGGAQPLAITMNEGVGLIVEVDPARAKRRQEIGYVDVVVDTLEEAMTLVEEAKANQQPRSIGLIGNAAEVYPELVIRGVVPDVVTDQTPAHDVLSYIPAGLSVEEAAELRRRDPQEYERRSLESMARHVQAMLEFQKRGSEVFDYGNNLRQRAYDQGVKDAFAFPGFVPAYIRPLFCEGKGPFRWVALSGDPEDIYRTDEAVMELFPEDEHLHRWLKMAREKVPFQGLPARICWLGYGERARAGLKFNEMVAKGILKAPIVIGRDHLDAGSVASPNRETEGMRDGTDAVSDWPILNALINAVGGATWVSFHHGGGVGIGYSQHAGMVIVADGTPEAAKRLERVLTTDPGMGVVRHADAGYPEAIAAAKRHGIKIPMLK
- a CDS encoding deoxynucleoside kinase, translated to MYLAIEGVIGVGKTTLARMLQPAFQANLLLEVFEENPFLSKFYEDRARYAFQTQIFFLLSRYHQQRRGIPELTAGGRNLISDYTFEKDALFARINLEGDELEMYYRVHEALAEKIQPPDLIVYLRATTDLLMERITRRDRVYERNMERAYIDELNHAYDEFFLSPDRLSSPVLTLDANALDFVRYPEDLRWIENRIRQALELPPYQPELPLPLHGD
- a CDS encoding Eco57I restriction-modification methylase domain-containing protein — protein: MPTMTNYNPDVLSCLANLSSDEVFTPPALANQMLDLLPQELWQDPNARFLDPCCKSGVFLREIARRLDKGLESRIPDRQERINHIMTRQIFGIAITELTGLMSRRSLYCSKTANGKYSVVTAFDTPEGNIRYRRIEHTWQDGRCVYCGANQENYNRGPELETHAYEFIHTNRPEEIFNMKFDVIIGNPPYQLSDGGYGRSASPIYHHFVAQAKKLNPRYLVMVIPARWYSGGKGLDDFRSEMLNDDRIREIHDFPDATEVFPGVQIKGGICYFKWDRDNHGNCNVFNYLKGNTTVCERPLLEPDADTFIRYNESIPILEKVRKWSEPSFKVFVSARKPFGFPTNYTGKTQPFEGAVMLYQNGGVGYIERNEISQNIDWIDRYKVFISRAYGAGEEFPHQIINRPILGMPNTACTETYLCIGPFDDIQTAKNVISYIKTRFFRFLVMLNKSTQDATQKVYHFVPIQNFSKPWTDAELYQKYHLTEEEIAFIEKMVRPMSVNSENDEQTEEPTDE